In Ooceraea biroi isolate clonal line C1 chromosome 6, Obir_v5.4, whole genome shotgun sequence, the genomic stretch GAATCttctgtttcttcttcttctattGTTTCTCCTTCaacatctttttcgtttttatctAGGACTGATTTTACTTTTGCTTTCTTTGATCCTGGTTCTTCGTGAGTATTTGATTTATATTCTTCAAAAACAACATCTCTCGCTATTACTATTTTCCTTTTACTCGAGTTCCAAAGTCTGTAGCCTGACGGAGCATATCCGACAAACACGAGTTTTTCACTTCTCTCATCTAATTTCTTCAGTTGGcctaatatttttacatgtgcTTCGCATCCGAATAGTTGTAGTCCTCTGATATTCGGTTTTCGGCCTTCCCACATTTCATAGGGAGTTTTCTCTAGTGCTTCTGTAGGCGATCTGTTAAACAGATACGTTGAAGTATACAACGCTTTACCCCACATTTCTTTACTCAATCCAGaatcaattattaaagctCTTGTTTTATCCATTAGCGTCCTGTTCAGCCTTTCAGCTTTGCCATTCAGCTGTGGTGTGTGAGGCACCgtgttatatatttctattccCTTTTGTTTGCACCATGACagtatgttattatttatgtattctcTTCCGTTGTCACATCGCAATTTCGACACCTTCAAATTCCAATGTGCTTCCACTCTTTCCGTGTATTCTTTGAGTTTTTCTTGCACCTCATTTTTGAACTTTAATAGGTAGATCATCGTGTAGTGGGTGTAGTCATCCAGAAATGTGACGAAGTATTTGTTTCCATCCCACGTAGCCGGGTTAATTGGACCGCAGAGATCTGTGTGCACAATCTGTAGTGGTCTCGTCGCTTTTATTCTTGCTCCACCGAATTTGAGTCTTGATTGTTTAGCCTTTTAACAGACTTCACACagtttttccatttctttcAGATCGGACGAATTTAGTCTTGATTCCTCggtgtatttaattaatttcttcatattttcgTGGCCTAGATGACCCATCTTCTTGTGCCATAGTATTCCTCTTGTTTTGCTGCCTTGCGTCAGACAGGCTTCATGTTCAGACTgtggttttaattttatctggAATAATCCATTGGTAGCTTTTCTCCTTTcaatacagttttatttttacattttactaGAACTTCCTTTTTCGTGAAAATTACTTCTGCTCCACTTTTAGTAAGAGCATTCACAGACAACAGATTTGTACTCACGTCTGGCACGTGCATCACCTCCTTCAATTTGCAATTGTCAAATTCTATGCTGCCTGTTCCTTCTGCCTTCATCGTTTCGTCTGACTTCGCTACTCCAATTATACTCCAATTATAGTTTTCTTTATGTCTTGAACGTAGCTTTTATTATTGGTCAAGTTCTGCGTACTTCCGGAATCTACTATCCAGCTGTGAGCTGCATCCAATTTTCCAGTAAGAAACgactcatttttatttttcttcttgtctCTGAAAAAACAATCTTTCTCGCTATGATTAGTTTTTGAACAGATGCTACATTTCTCTTTGTTAGTTTCCTCACAATGTTTAGCAATATGACctgttttattacatttaaaacatCGAAAttgtcttttatatttaaactgAGATTTTGACCTACAAAATTTTGCCAAATGTCCAGTTTTATTGCACTTAGTGCATTTTTTTGCTGCTGTCTTGAGAGTCACTGTCTTGCTTTCAGATTCCTTTTGATTATTCCTCATCTCCTCTGCAATAAGTCTCGCTGTTAGATTTTCTACAGTTTTTCCTCCTTGTTCCGTAGAATCCCATGCGCTTGCgaaatatttgtattcttCTGGAAGTGATGCCAGAATCTTTGATATTAGCATTTTGTCATCAATTTTTGTATCCAGGGCATTCAATCTGAAAACTAGATTTTTCAGTCCGCTTATATATGTAACTATATCCGTGGTTTTATCGTAAGTGGCGCTGTAGAACATCTGCAGTAGGCTGCACTTCTGTTGCTCTGTATCTCTCTCGTAAATGTTACTTATTTTTGTCCACATT encodes the following:
- the LOC113562125 gene encoding uncharacterized protein LOC113562125 is translated as MARSQAEDFANIEKLSDSENYQVWKFQISILFRANELYGTVTEEVAEGQRTDQWRKKDANAQKIIVTTIERKPLLHIMSCTTSHEMWTKISNIYERDTEQQKCSLLQMFYSATYDKTTDIVTYISGLKNLVFRLNALDTKIDDKMLISKILASLPEEYKYFASAWDSTEQGGKTVENLTARLIAEEMRNNQKESESKTVTLKTAAKKCTKCNKTGHLAKFCHIAKHCEETNKEKCSICSKTNHSEKDCFFRDKKKNKNESFLTGKLDAAHSWIVDSGSTQNLTNNKSYVQDIKKTIIGV